The following proteins are co-located in the Vigna angularis cultivar LongXiaoDou No.4 chromosome 2, ASM1680809v1, whole genome shotgun sequence genome:
- the LOC108321658 gene encoding protein ABA DEFICIENT 4, chloroplastic: MSFSSCLSHSPLTLKPIKPCGSVGKGQNFVFSFRSNWPELCNRHIVGSRRLQGNLTRVNLSGDWSFIGGYKIVMKPNATRLVHYPKRGQMQASCFIGTQLASTAFTAGTVAVLPFYTLMVLAPNSDLTKKSMESSLPYVVLGILYAYLLYLSWTPETVRLIFASKYLLPELPGIARMFSSEMTLASAWIHLLVVDLFAARHVFQDGLKNQIETRHSVSFCLFFCPIGILTHIITKAITKPATKEGHGV; this comes from the exons ATGTCTTTCTCTTCTTGCCTTTCCCATTCCCCATTGACACTCAAG CCTATAAAACCTTGTGGTTCTGTTGGGAAGGGgcaaaattttgttttctctttcagAAGTAATTGGCCTGAGCTTTGTAACAGACACATTGTGGGGAGTAGAAGGTTGCAAGGAAATTTAACAAGGGTCAACTTAAGTGGAGATTGGAGTTTCATAGGAGGATACAAAATTGTTATGAAACCAAATGCTACAAGATTGGTTCATTATCCAAAAAGGGGTCAAATGCAAGCTTCAT GCTTCATAGGAACTCAACTTGCTAGCACTGCATTTACGGCTGGAACTGTAGCCGTTCTCCCATTTTACACACTTATGGTTCTAGCTCCAAATTCTGATCTA ACCAAGAAGTCTATGGAGAGTAGTCTGCCATATGTAGTGCTTGGGATTCTTTATGCATATTTGTTGTACCTTTCTTGGACGCCTGAGACAGTTCGATTGATTTTTGCAAGTAAATACTTGCTACCAGAG CTGCCTGGTATAGCAAGAATGTTCTCCAGTGAGATGACTTTGGCCTCTGCATGGATTCACCTGTTGGTTGTTGATCTTTTTGCTGCAAG GCATGTTTTTCAAGATGGACTGAAGAATCAGATTGAAACTCGGCATTCTGTTTCtttttgcttgttcttttgcccCATTGGGATTCTTACTCATATCATCACCAAAGCCATCACCAAACCTGCCACAAAAGAGGGTCATGGTGTATAG
- the LOC108321665 gene encoding uncharacterized protein LOC108321665 has protein sequence METQFCDAKPHVKATLRLGSESYSVEPKNGSLSEQLVSLKEESMTILKDFITKHNVPHDVPDESLEASSDDDVDADDISEKPQAKSKKTKLT, from the coding sequence ATGGAGACACAATTTTGTGATGCTAAGCCTCACGTAAAGGCTACATTGCGTCTTGGCTCAGAATCATATTCTGTTGAGCCGAAAAACGGTTCTTTATCAGAGCAATTGGTTTCACTGAAAGAGGAAAGCATGACCATATTAAAGGATTTCATTACAAAGCATAATGTTCCTCATGATGTACCGGATGAGTCATTAGAAGCTTCTTCGGACGATGATGTTGATGCTGATGATATTTCTGAGAAGCCTCAAGCTAAGTCCAAGAAAACCAAATTGACCTAG